The DNA sequence CTGCATATCCAATCATAGCAAATACTCGTGATCGACACTGCAACTTCATCAATATACATAAAACTAATATTAAAAACACATAAGGTACCAGCGGAGAAATGAACGTAAATCCTTTCAGGTATAGTAAATAGATCCCACTAAACGAGACCAATGAACCTATAAAAAGGCCCAGTAAAGATTCACGTATCAAACGGAATAAATATTTTTTATATTTAGCAACAAATACACCGACTAAGAAGCAAAACGCAATACTAAAATTCCATCTTGCGGCGAAACTAATCCCAATATAAATTACACTGAACCATAATAATAAATTCATTTTAAACTTTGTTCGATAACTTAGATAAAATGCGATATAAAAATAAAGAAGTGTACCGATTAACCAGGCACTTGTTCTGTCTGAAAAATGAAAAGTCACTGTCTGATATAACATGTCCTTCAAACTATCATGACCACCCATTGAAATATTCACAAGTGCACCTAGGAAATTACAAACTAAAAACACACAGACCATTCGAATCACTTGATGAAAAATAAAACCTCTTAAATAACGTCGGTTATTCATATATTGAGTCATTGCCTCATACCCACAAATAAATAAAAACAGTGTCACTCCTAGTATCCCGCTTCTTGAAATACTAATGGTGAAAAGATTTTGATTCACTAATCGATCACATAAACTTTGAAAAATAATTAATAACATGGAGAATCCTTTGACTACTTCGATATTCGTACGATTTAAAAAAGCATATCCCTCACGTCCCCAAACATATGAACGCACCGATAAAAGTAGCGGGACTATGCCAAAAATTAATAAATAAAGCACCCAACTCTGTGATAATCGAATCATACTCTCTCTCCCTTCTTACAAAATTATATATTATTCAGTAAAAAGTGTAAAAATAAAAAAGACAGCTTTCGCTGTCTTCTTACTTACCTGATGAACCAAGCGCACCTGTTCCACGCTCAGATTCAATCTTTAATAAGTCTTCATAACTCATTTCTTCAATCTGAAGTTTAGGAACTTCTACCATCATACACTGGCAAATTCCTTTTTCATAAGGATAAACAATACATCCTTCAAACTGATCTTTAACAGACTCCTTTGCAATCACTAAAGACTTTGTATTATGGTTCGTTAAAGCAATAAACCACTCACCACGATATCCCGAATCGATGACCGAATTGTTACCCTAACAACTTTTTATTTGTTAGTTCTTACACTTTTCCATCGTGTAAGTCCAGCATACATTTTCACCCTCGACTTTACGTTAGGGTGGTGGAGGCTCTTGGGTAGATTATTGCAATCCCTAACTTACGCTCACTACCTATGCGTTACAGACTATATTAGGTATTATAGCCCTCGGTATTATCCAATAAATTGGTGGACTTCACCGATACACCCCACTTTATTACCTAACTATTTCTAATTAGGATGGCGTTCATTATATAGCTTTAAAAATTCAACACATTTAAGATATTTCCTATTTAACCTTAAATTTTCTGAATCATGATATAGCATTTGTATAAATTTAATCTTCTCACTATTTTTACGAATAATCAAATTATAAAAATCATATTTATACTTTTCTTTTCTATTATCTAACCTTACATAACTTTCAATCCCATGAGTTCTAAGAAAGTTTTGAAAAGCATGCATTGTACATTCATTCCCACAGATAGATATTATCCAATTACTTGGATTCACTTTTCCACAAAGATAAATTGAACCATCTCCATCAAAATAACCACGTAAATAATGCCACATGAGTTGATTATCTATTAAATAAGGTACATATATCCATGTTTTTCGCTGAACTATATTATATTTCTCTAGATCATTTACAATTTTATCACTATTAATCTGTAAAGATATATATTTATTCTTAATAATAGGTTTATACTCTGCTTCTGTATAGTAAAGAAAAGAGTCAATTATTTCCCTATCTTTTATATTAAATTGAAAGGATAACATCTTTAACTTATTTGGATTTTGTTGATAATAGACACATCCATCTGAAGCAATTATCCCTAGAAAATATGCTTTATCTTTTGTGTCTATATTGAAAAAATAATCCTCATTTATATAGTATCTCCTACACGTCTTTCCACTTAAATTATTGATTCTCCATGTTTTAGTAATAAGTGATTTAGAAACTCCTAACTCTTTACTTATAGTATTTGCCTTTTTTAAATGATAACTTTCTAAAACATAGTTTACTTCTTCTTTCGTTAAAGAGTTTCTATATTCATTCCTAAACCCAATAGATTTAGCATATTTGAGAATCGTTTTCTTACTAACTCTATAATGCTCTGCCATCAATGTTGATGATTTTAACTGATTATACAATTTAATAAATTCCTCTTTATCTTGTGGTTTCCATGAAATATCTTTCTTTAAAGTATTTCTATAATTTATCTTTTGAGCATAAGAATATATTTTTCGAACACTAACCCCATAATATTCTGACATATTTTTACCAGATTTTAATTTTTGGTAATTAGCAATAAATTCATTCTTATCTGGATTAAATTCATAGTTCTGCATGTATAATCTCCTATCAATCTATATAATAATTGATAAATAAAATCAATTACATTAAGCAAGTCTAAGTTAAAAACTTAAAACACGCTAACATAATCTGACCATATAAGTCAAAATTTTTTCTACTTCATTATATGGTTATAATGAGATTATACTGTGTTAGTTATATAAATTTTATTCACCACATCTTTGGCCGATTCCTTTTGATCCTGTTGAGCCACGCTCTTTAATAATTGCGACATAGTCACTTGAAAATGCTGATGCAATTCCTGTCGGAACTAACACCGTCTCATGAGGTTCAACTTTCATGTAATCCTCTTTAAAACAAGCATAAATATCAAATGCTCCATCTTCAACACGTTTTGATGGAATAATTGCTTCCGGTTTTACCTTCGCAAAATAAATCAACTGATTCATCTATAAACTCCTTCCCCTACCTTGTTTTATATGAATAAGAATCACTAAACTCTCACTCTTGAATTGAGCTACTTCTCATATAAATCTGCTTCTATTAATAATTTTCCAATACACATACTTGTCCTTCTTGTAACGACTTTTGGATATCAATAATTCGCTGATTACTGCTTCCTCTAAATCGTAGTTTTAAATTTTTTAAATTTTCAACAAATGGACCATCCACTAATACATCACAATGCATTAAAATAGCACGCGTCTTTGGATGTGCCATAATCTCTTCAAACGTATATCCTGAATAAATCCAAATATTTTGCTTCGTCTCTTCCTTAATTCGCTGCACTAAATTAAGTAAATCATTATCTCGAACTTGATCCATGGGTTCGCCACCAAGGATCGTTACGCCATGTACATTAGGATTCGTCAGGTGGTTTATAAATTGATCCTCTACATCTTTAGTCCACGGATGACCATATCTGAAATGTTTATAATCTTGATTAAAACAACCTTCACAACAATGCGTACATCCAGATACAAATAAACTTGAACGAATACCAGTTCCATTAGCAGTATCAAATTTTCGAATTTGTGCATAATACATCAAAATCACCACATTTCCTATTCTTAACTACTATAAGTTTATCATATCTGTTCCCTACATACCTAATGATAAGCTAAGGAAAACAGAGCCAAATTGGCTCTGTTTTCTTATCTGTATCACAAATAGAAGCCATCATTACAGTAGAAATGAAACTCCTACTCATAATATACTCATTTTCATCAGCTATATACAAATAGATATCTAATTTATACTAGCCTTTTAGCTTATAAATGAAGTACACGACTCTTAATTTCCGCTGTTTTCCCTTTATTCCAGAAATTGTCTCCTAAATACCCGCACGTGCGGCGAATAACATTCATCTTCGCCTGATCTTTATTATGACAATTTGGACATTCCCATGTTAAGTCATCATTGATAATAATTTCACCCTCAAAGTGACAAACATGACAACAATCTGACTTCGTATTAAACTCAGCATATTGAATATTATGATAAATATAATTCACTAACTGCTTTAATGCTTCTAAGTTATGCGACATATTTGGGATTTCAATATATGAAATACATCCTCCTGTTGAAATTGGCTGGAACTGAGATTCAAACTGTAATTTCGAGAATGCATCAATCTCCTCACGCACATCGACGTGATAAGAATTCGTATAATATCCTTTATCCGTCACGTCCTTAATTTCACCGAATTTCTGTAAATCAATCTTCGCAAAACGATAACATAAAGATTCAGCTGGACTTCCATATAAACCAAATCCAATTCCCGTTTGTTGTTTCCACAATTTTGTCGCTTCCTCTAGACGTTTCATCACTTTTAGAGCGAATGCTTCTCCATCAGGATGCACGTGTGACACTCCTGTCATCAGTTTTGTTACTTCGTATAATCCAATATATCCTAATGAAATGGTTGAATATCCATCCATAAGCAATGGATCAATTACCGCTCCTTGTGGTAAACGGGCAATGGCACCGTACTGCCAATGAATTGGAGACTCATCTGATAACGTTCCTTTTAACGCATTGTGACGGCACATTAACGCCTCATAACATAAATCTAAACGGTTATCAAGCAAGTTCCAGAACTTGTCCTCATCCCCAGCTGCAACAATTCCAATCTGAGGTAAATTTAAGCTCACAACCCCTTGATTAAAGCGTCCTTCAAACTTATACTCTCCATTCTCATCTTTCCATGGAGATAAGAAACTACGACACAAGTGAGGTGTACATTTCTATACTGGTTACCCACTCTGACTATATCTTCGCTCAGGACTCCCACATCCATCATCGCGCCTTGCACTTCCAATGGGTGCATCTCCCACTGTACTCTACTCACTTACTCACCCTCAAAGAGAGCTACGCTTTCGATAGTCGATTGACTTTCCATTCAAAAATGAATGGCTTAGCACTGGATTACCATATGTAAAAACACTTAGGCTTCCCAGTTAGCACATCCTTAAACAGTCATTTCCTACTGTTCCACTCTCGTGTAGAATGCACACCCGTTATGCACATAACAGTTCACAAGGTTTTACATGGGCCGTTCCTTGACCCATTGGGCTAAACACATTTCCTTCGTAAATTTTTCTCATCTCTTTAGCAGAAATATAATCTGGATATAAACGTTTCGAACTACACTCAACTGCTAATTCCGTAATGTAATCATACTTTCCACCTTCTAAGCAGTTATGTTCATGAAGGACATAAACTAACTTAGGGAATGTTGGTGTTGTATAAATTCCTTTTTCATTCTTAATCCCTTGAATACGCTGCTTCAAGATTTCCTCAATAATTAAAGCAACCTCCTGGGCATATTCATCAGTTTCATCTAAATTTAAAAATAGGGTCACGAAAGGACTTTGACCATTTGTTGTCATTAATGTATTAATTTGATATTGAATTGTTTGAACACCTGATGCTAATTCTTTAGCCATTAATGCTTCGACTGTTTGTGAAAGTTCAGCTTTTGAAGAAATAACACCTTCTAACATCGCGACATACTTATCACGGCTTCGTCTTAAATATTTTCCAAGATGTCGGATATCGATTGACTGTCCTCCGTACTGACTACTAGCTACTTGCGCGATAATTTGCGTCATAACCGTACAAGCGACTTGAAAACTTTTTGGACTTTCGATCATTCGCTTATTAATAACCGTTCCGTTATCTAGCATATCTTTAATGTCAATCAAGCAGCAGTTGAAGATCGATTGCATGAAATAATCCATATCATGAAAGTGTAAGACTCCCTCATCATGAGCCTGCACGATACGTGCCGGCAACTTCTTACGTCGCGTAATATCCTTTGACACTTCTCCCGCGATTAAATCACGCTGAGTAGAAGCCATCATTGGGTTCTTATTCGAGTTCTCATTCATGACCTCTTCATTACTTAAATCAATCAAACTTAAAATACTATCATCTGTTGTATTCGTTTCACGCTTAAACTGTTGAATCGCACGATACCCTTCATAAGCTTTCGCTGTCAACTCATGACCATTCTCAATTAACTTTAAATACACATACGTTTCAATTTGAAAAATGGTTGGCGTTGTTTGTAAATGTTCAAATGTTAAATTGATCTCATGGGCAATCTTCTTTGCGATTTCCTTATCAATTACTCCACTTCCATATTTCATTGCTTTCAATATGGCCTGATAAATCTTAGACTCATCAAAGGCTACATGAGTTCCATCACGTTTAATCACTTCTCGCACAGTAAACACCCCTTTACACATAAAAATCTCCATCTTTTGAACGTCTCATTTTAGCGAAAAAGGACAAAAGATGAAGATTTAATATAACCATCTTACTAAAAAAAAACGTAAGATTCAAGCAAAGTATTCATGTAAATTTTGAGCATTATTTTCATTATTTTTGAAAACATTTACCACTTTACTTTTTTGGTTTTTATGTTATTTAAAGCATTTAAGACAAAGAAAAACAATATTATTTTATGTTTATCTTTTAATGTTTATTCAATTATTTTTTTAATCCCTTGATCGGTAAAATAATTGCAACTGTAATGAAAATTACGCCAACAATAGCTAGTCCTCCATATCCCATTTTAAACACTGATGGATATTTGTCTGACACATGAAATAGTGTTAATTTACCTAAATTAAGCACATCAAAAAATCCTTTATCAGCTAACCATCCATAGCTCATTGAAAATAAAAAGGCACCAACTAATCCACCTAAAACCGCACTAATAGCTTTTTTAAATCCGCCTGTCATCGCACCAGCAACACATGTTCCAGGACAAGTACCAACCCCTCCAAATCCTAAACCAAAAATTAATCCACCGATAACAACACCTAAGTGTGTTGCTTTTACACTTAAATGCGCGGGATCAAACCATCCAATCGCATAAAATAACGCAACTAAGACACTCGCTAATCCAATCGCAAATAAAATAATTTTCATTAACGTTAAATTACGTAAACTTAACATCGATAATAAATTATCCATATTAGCAGCTCCTACTTTATAAAGGGCAAATCCAAAAAATCCACCTAATAAAATAGCTAATACAATCATCATTTACATTCCCACCTTTCTTGAACGAATCTTAGTTATAATTAAAGCGGTTGGAATCGCAACTATGAAAACCGACGCCGCAAACACATAGCCGCTCACACTACTTTGCATCATTCCACTCATCATATGACCACTTGTACATCCACCTGCCATACGTGCTCCAAATAACAATAGAATTCCTCCAATAAACGGTAACACATACGTACGCCATACTGATGATTTAATAGAACAAGTTGTATTCTCACGACGTGATTCACGGCGCTTAGAATCTAAAGCATAGCCAATCATCCCACCAACCGGAATCGCTAATACGAATACAAAATTGTAATTCCATGGATGTTCAATTTCTTCAGCAATCTTCCCATCATCTTTTTGATAATATGCATTCTCTTCTAAAGCATCTTTATCAATTGCGGTATGAATAATCCCACTTAATACACTAAATTGCGTTGAAACGCCAACTGGCTTTACTAACCAAACTGCTATAAAAAATGATAACGATAAAAGAATTGCACTCTTCATCCAATTTGGTAACTTCATGATTCATTCACTCCTTTTTTTGTAACTTATAGTACTAGTATATATAAAATAAAAAAACCATTCCGTGACAAAGTCACACAATGGTTAATGCAATCTATTTTTTGATTAAAATTTTTCCACGCTCTAACTTAACCTTTCCTTTTCGCTCAAGCGATTTAAGTGTACGACTAACAACTTCACGGGTTGAACCAATATCAAAGGCAATTTGTTCATGGGTGCGATATAACAATCCACCACGACTATGCTCTTTTAAATAATCAATCACACGCTGCTCAATACTATTAAACGTCACATTTTCAACCACTTGTATCACACTTAAAAACTTCTCATATAAATTCTTGAAGACAAACTGTAAATACACTGGATGATTAATTAAATACTTTTCAAATAACAAAATTGGCAAAATAACAAGCTCACTATCTTCTTCTACACGGACATAAGCGTGTGTCTTACTTTGTGCTAATGCACAAATCACGGTCATAAAACAACTATCACCTTTTCTTAAACGATATAATGTTACTTCACGTCCTTCATCATTTAAGCGATACACACGTAATACGCCACTTTTAATAAATGAAAATCCCCAGCATGCTTCCTCACCATTAATTAATAATTCCCCTGCTTGAACCTTTTTTTGTACTAAATTCCGTTCAATAATTGCTAATGCCTCTTCATCTAACATCTTTAAAAATGGATAATCACTCATTAATCCGTCTAACATGCATCCTCCTCCTTATAAAAAAGGGAGTTTCAAATGAAACACCCCATTAATTATATGCGCTTTGTTACCATACCAATCACACTAAAAATAAGAAAAGCAACTGCATTCACTAATACGACACTAGCCCCAGCAGGCGTTGAATATAAGAAGGAAACGGTCATTCCTATAAAGAAACAAGCGACCGAAATAATTCCTGATGAAATAATGACACTCTTAAAACTATTAAACACTCGCATAGAGGTTAAGGCTGGGAAAATAATTAAGCTTGAAATTAACATCGTTCCCATAATACGCATCCCAAGAACAATCGTAATTGCAGTTAAGAATGCGATTAACATATTATACAGTTCAACTTTTACACCTGTGGCCTTTGCAAAATTCTCATCAAATGTGGTCGCAAAAATACGATCATAAAAAATAACGAACAAAATAAATACAAGAACTGATAACACAATACTAATTTT is a window from the Turicibacter bilis genome containing:
- a CDS encoding acyltransferase family protein; translated protein: MIRLSQSWVLYLLIFGIVPLLLSVRSYVWGREGYAFLNRTNIEVVKGFSMLLIIFQSLCDRLVNQNLFTISISRSGILGVTLFLFICGYEAMTQYMNNRRYLRGFIFHQVIRMVCVFLVCNFLGALVNISMGGHDSLKDMLYQTVTFHFSDRTSAWLIGTLLYFYIAFYLSYRTKFKMNLLLWFSVIYIGISFAARWNFSIAFCFLVGVFVAKYKKYLFRLIRESLLGLFIGSLVSFSGIYLLYLKGFTFISPLVPYVFLILVLCILMKLQCRSRVFAMIGYAATELYLVHEVLLILVLGYSETRSGGFLVLFLILAFVGAFFLKNVSCRMFSVPKQYHVQK
- a CDS encoding LAGLIDADG family homing endonuclease is translated as MQNYEFNPDKNEFIANYQKLKSGKNMSEYYGVSVRKIYSYAQKINYRNTLKKDISWKPQDKEEFIKLYNQLKSSTLMAEHYRVSKKTILKYAKSIGFRNEYRNSLTKEEVNYVLESYHLKKANTISKELGVSKSLITKTWRINNLSGKTCRRYYINEDYFFNIDTKDKAYFLGIIASDGCVYYQQNPNKLKMLSFQFNIKDREIIDSFLYYTEAEYKPIIKNKYISLQINSDKIVNDLEKYNIVQRKTWIYVPYLIDNQLMWHYLRGYFDGDGSIYLCGKVNPSNWIISICGNECTMHAFQNFLRTHGIESYVRLDNRKEKYKYDFYNLIIRKNSEKIKFIQMLYHDSENLRLNRKYLKCVEFLKLYNERHPN
- the nrdG gene encoding anaerobic ribonucleoside-triphosphate reductase activating protein, which produces MYYAQIRKFDTANGTGIRSSLFVSGCTHCCEGCFNQDYKHFRYGHPWTKDVEDQFINHLTNPNVHGVTILGGEPMDQVRDNDLLNLVQRIKEETKQNIWIYSGYTFEEIMAHPKTRAILMHCDVLVDGPFVENLKNLKLRFRGSSNQRIIDIQKSLQEGQVCVLENY
- the nrdD gene encoding anaerobic ribonucleoside-triphosphate reductase, which produces MCRSFLSPWKDENGEYKFEGRFNQGVVSLNLPQIGIVAAGDEDKFWNLLDNRLDLCYEALMCRHNALKGTLSDESPIHWQYGAIARLPQGAVIDPLLMDGYSTISLGYIGLYEVTKLMTGVSHVHPDGEAFALKVMKRLEEATKLWKQQTGIGFGLYGSPAESLCYRFAKIDLQKFGEIKDVTDKGYYTNSYHVDVREEIDAFSKLQFESQFQPISTGGCISYIEIPNMSHNLEALKQLVNYIYHNIQYAEFNTKSDCCHVCHFEGEIIINDDLTWECPNCHNKDQAKMNVIRRTCGYLGDNFWNKGKTAEIKSRVLHL
- the nrdD gene encoding anaerobic ribonucleoside-triphosphate reductase; the encoded protein is MREVIKRDGTHVAFDESKIYQAILKAMKYGSGVIDKEIAKKIAHEINLTFEHLQTTPTIFQIETYVYLKLIENGHELTAKAYEGYRAIQQFKRETNTTDDSILSLIDLSNEEVMNENSNKNPMMASTQRDLIAGEVSKDITRRKKLPARIVQAHDEGVLHFHDMDYFMQSIFNCCLIDIKDMLDNGTVINKRMIESPKSFQVACTVMTQIIAQVASSQYGGQSIDIRHLGKYLRRSRDKYVAMLEGVISSKAELSQTVEALMAKELASGVQTIQYQINTLMTTNGQSPFVTLFLNLDETDEYAQEVALIIEEILKQRIQGIKNEKGIYTTPTFPKLVYVLHEHNCLEGGKYDYITELAVECSSKRLYPDYISAKEMRKIYEGNVFSPMGQGTAHVKPCELLCA
- a CDS encoding YeeE/YedE thiosulfate transporter family protein; the encoded protein is MMIVLAILLGGFFGFALYKVGAANMDNLLSMLSLRNLTLMKIILFAIGLASVLVALFYAIGWFDPAHLSVKATHLGVVIGGLIFGLGFGGVGTCPGTCVAGAMTGGFKKAISAVLGGLVGAFLFSMSYGWLADKGFFDVLNLGKLTLFHVSDKYPSVFKMGYGGLAIVGVIFITVAIILPIKGLKK
- a CDS encoding YeeE/YedE thiosulfate transporter family protein gives rise to the protein MKLPNWMKSAILLSLSFFIAVWLVKPVGVSTQFSVLSGIIHTAIDKDALEENAYYQKDDGKIAEEIEHPWNYNFVFVLAIPVGGMIGYALDSKRRESRRENTTCSIKSSVWRTYVLPFIGGILLLFGARMAGGCTSGHMMSGMMQSSVSGYVFAASVFIVAIPTALIITKIRSRKVGM
- a CDS encoding Crp/Fnr family transcriptional regulator, translated to MLDGLMSDYPFLKMLDEEALAIIERNLVQKKVQAGELLINGEEACWGFSFIKSGVLRVYRLNDEGREVTLYRLRKGDSCFMTVICALAQSKTHAYVRVEEDSELVILPILLFEKYLINHPVYLQFVFKNLYEKFLSVIQVVENVTFNSIEQRVIDYLKEHSRGGLLYRTHEQIAFDIGSTREVVSRTLKSLERKGKVKLERGKILIKK
- a CDS encoding metal ABC transporter permease, whose protein sequence is MFSIWQEMFSYSFMVRAIVVGSAVSLCAALLGVSLVLKRYSMIGDGLSHVGFGALSIAMAMNLAPLKIAVPVVVIAAFFLLRISQNSKIKGDAAIGLISSTSIAIGVTVTSLTSGLNADINSYMFGSVLAMTQSDVKISIVLSVLVFILFVIFYDRIFATTFDENFAKATGVKVELYNMLIAFLTAITIVLGMRIMGTMLISSLIIFPALTSMRVFNSFKSVIISSGIISVACFFIGMTVSFLYSTPAGASVVLVNAVAFLIFSVIGMVTKRI